In one window of Duganella dendranthematis DNA:
- a CDS encoding DUF2946 domain-containing protein, whose protein sequence is MLYSAKRQVLHIWIAMLAVLFAALAPTVSHALASTTTAALAEMCTVDSGAKKAPTNIMHGMEHCAYCAMQASTPAPPPSPVNGFAIIGGHDVYPPLFYTAPQPLQTWRAASPRGPPAIS, encoded by the coding sequence ATGCTCTATTCCGCCAAACGCCAAGTGCTGCATATCTGGATCGCCATGCTGGCCGTCCTGTTTGCCGCGCTTGCGCCGACGGTGTCGCATGCGCTGGCCTCGACCACTACGGCGGCGCTGGCGGAAATGTGTACGGTGGACAGTGGCGCCAAGAAGGCGCCGACCAATATCATGCATGGCATGGAGCACTGCGCTTACTGTGCCATGCAGGCGTCGACACCGGCGCCGCCGCCGTCGCCCGTCAATGGGTTCGCCATCATCGGCGGCCATGATGTATATCCGCCGCTGTTCTATACCGCGCCGCAGCCGCTGCAAACGTGGCGCGCCGCCAGTCCGCGCGGGCCGCCCGCCATTTCCTGA
- a CDS encoding TonB-dependent receptor family protein, with amino-acid sequence MPELSLNVAPFKLTALAAAVALLTTPLALHAQQTDDAPMETIQVSGSWLGSGLQNSVKNFAGARTLVNKEEIDETGAVNIGDVLRRIPGVQSTDNSGTAGSAISLNIGIRGLTGRYSPRSTVLLDGIPLAVAPYGQPQLSFAPVSLNNIESIDVVRGGGAVRYGPQNVGGIINFRSRSIPEGEGISGDASVRYNHFSEGDGNRQYSAFVGGTASNGLGVALMYSGMEGSEWRQGSDERVNDVAIKFRYPLDNHSEVYGKVSYYDVLSRTPGGLTVAQYKADPFQNTRPTDFWSGDRHGVDVGYLNTISTTQEFEIKAYYNESFRQSALINAAKTQITWQPRNYEVLGIEPRYTQRFNASGMVHDVTVGYRYLRERGDDNSYLQTVATGANGAIGTFVNSTDAHAAYIDDRIALGQWRITPGVRYEQISSTRNDLAAKSTFETDNTKALPSLNVAYLLNPALTVFANYTTSFGPVQNTQLNSQTPNNPLKPELAKTAELGARWKSGAVSAEATLFKLKFDNQIVQVPGITPATFQNIGATNHDGIETAADYTFDDASALAGLNVYANYTYTKALQESGATAGLDVPFYSRTTDTIGARYRVGAWTGNLSTTHQTKQYSDTANTVAESANGAAGQIPGFRLWNANVSWKQRAYEVAAGVNNIADKRYYTRNVDGNAGRMVGAPRTAYVQLRLIY; translated from the coding sequence ATGCCTGAATTGTCCTTGAACGTTGCGCCATTTAAATTGACCGCGCTGGCCGCCGCGGTAGCCCTGTTGACGACGCCGCTCGCGCTGCACGCCCAGCAAACCGATGACGCGCCAATGGAAACGATTCAAGTGTCGGGCAGCTGGCTAGGTTCCGGCCTGCAGAATAGTGTCAAGAACTTCGCCGGCGCGCGTACCCTGGTCAACAAGGAAGAGATCGACGAGACCGGCGCCGTCAACATCGGCGACGTGCTGCGCCGCATCCCCGGCGTGCAATCGACCGACAACTCGGGCACGGCCGGTAGCGCCATCTCGCTCAACATCGGCATTCGCGGCCTGACCGGCCGTTACTCGCCGCGCTCGACCGTGCTGCTGGACGGTATTCCGCTGGCGGTGGCGCCATATGGCCAGCCGCAGCTGTCGTTCGCGCCGGTGAGCCTGAACAATATCGAATCGATCGACGTCGTGCGCGGTGGCGGCGCGGTGCGCTACGGCCCGCAGAACGTCGGCGGCATCATCAACTTCCGCAGCCGTTCGATCCCGGAAGGCGAGGGCATCAGCGGCGACGCCAGCGTGCGCTACAACCACTTCAGCGAAGGCGACGGCAACCGCCAGTACAGCGCGTTTGTCGGCGGCACCGCCAGCAACGGCCTTGGCGTGGCGCTGATGTATTCGGGCATGGAAGGATCGGAATGGCGCCAGGGCAGCGACGAGCGCGTCAACGACGTCGCCATCAAGTTCCGCTATCCGCTGGACAATCATAGCGAGGTGTACGGCAAGGTCTCCTATTACGACGTACTGTCGCGCACGCCGGGCGGCCTGACCGTGGCGCAATACAAGGCTGACCCGTTCCAGAATACCCGTCCGACCGATTTCTGGAGCGGCGACCGCCACGGCGTCGACGTCGGCTACCTCAATACCATCTCGACCACGCAGGAATTCGAGATCAAGGCGTACTACAACGAAAGCTTCCGCCAGAGCGCGCTGATCAACGCGGCCAAGACCCAGATCACCTGGCAGCCGCGTAACTACGAAGTGCTGGGCATCGAACCGCGCTACACGCAGCGCTTCAACGCCAGCGGCATGGTGCATGACGTGACCGTCGGCTACCGCTACCTGCGCGAACGCGGCGACGACAACAGCTACCTGCAAACCGTGGCGACCGGCGCGAATGGCGCGATCGGCACCTTCGTCAACAGCACCGACGCGCACGCCGCCTACATCGACGACCGCATCGCACTGGGCCAGTGGCGCATCACGCCGGGTGTGCGCTATGAGCAGATCTCGTCAACCCGCAACGACCTCGCCGCCAAGTCGACCTTTGAAACCGACAACACCAAGGCGCTGCCGTCGCTGAACGTGGCCTACCTGCTGAATCCGGCGCTGACAGTGTTCGCCAATTACACCACTTCGTTTGGACCGGTGCAGAACACCCAGCTCAATTCGCAAACGCCCAACAACCCGCTGAAGCCGGAACTGGCCAAGACCGCCGAACTGGGTGCGCGCTGGAAGAGCGGCGCCGTGAGCGCGGAGGCGACCCTGTTCAAGCTCAAGTTCGACAACCAGATCGTGCAAGTGCCGGGCATCACGCCGGCGACGTTCCAGAACATCGGCGCGACCAACCACGACGGTATTGAAACGGCGGCCGACTACACGTTTGACGACGCCAGCGCGCTGGCCGGCCTGAACGTCTACGCCAACTACACCTACACCAAAGCGCTGCAGGAATCGGGCGCGACGGCGGGGCTGGACGTGCCGTTCTACTCGCGCACCACCGACACCATCGGCGCGCGCTACCGCGTCGGCGCGTGGACCGGCAACCTGTCCACCACCCACCAGACCAAGCAGTATTCCGACACCGCCAACACGGTGGCGGAGTCGGCCAACGGCGCGGCCGGCCAGATCCCCGGCTTCCGCCTGTGGAATGCCAACGTCTCGTGGAAACAGCGCGCCTACGAAGTCGCAGCCGGCGTCAACAACATCGCCGACAAGCGCTACTACACTCGCAACGTCGACGGCAACGCCGGCCGCATGGTCGGCGCGCCGCGCACCGCTTATGTCCAGCTTCGTCTCATCTATTAA
- a CDS encoding Crp/Fnr family transcriptional regulator gives MNAIHTAPVAAPQVSLIGAQQNDLLRALSRDDLLALFGDLELVTLPEGKHLFDFGATVEYTYFPTNAIISLQYVMEDGATTEIAVVGREGVVGVALHPTERASYSAVVQTAGYGYRLKTSVLRDVFYTGGPLAQQLMRYTSSMFAQLAQSVAGSRHSSIEQKLCRWLLERLDRSLSNELKVTQEMIANMLGVRRESITGAAGKLAQEGLIIYRRGLVTVLDRDGMERRAGSCYQSRVSNTAPAQQRYAA, from the coding sequence ATGAACGCAATCCACACCGCTCCAGTCGCTGCTCCACAAGTTAGCCTGATCGGCGCTCAGCAGAACGATTTGCTGCGCGCGCTGTCGCGCGATGATCTGCTCGCCCTGTTCGGCGATCTGGAGTTGGTGACGTTGCCTGAGGGTAAGCACCTGTTCGATTTCGGCGCCACTGTCGAGTACACCTACTTCCCAACCAATGCCATCATCTCGCTGCAATACGTGATGGAAGACGGCGCCACGACCGAAATCGCCGTGGTTGGCCGTGAAGGTGTGGTCGGTGTTGCACTGCATCCAACTGAGCGTGCCAGCTACTCGGCAGTGGTGCAAACCGCCGGCTATGGCTACCGCCTGAAAACCTCCGTGCTGCGCGATGTGTTCTACACCGGTGGCCCTCTGGCCCAGCAACTGATGCGTTACACCAGTTCGATGTTTGCCCAACTGGCGCAAAGCGTGGCCGGCAGCCGTCATAGCAGCATTGAGCAGAAACTGTGCCGCTGGTTGCTGGAACGTCTGGACCGCTCGCTGTCCAATGAATTGAAAGTCACGCAGGAAATGATCGCCAATATGCTGGGTGTGCGTCGCGAAAGCATCACCGGCGCGGCGGGCAAACTGGCTCAGGAAGGTCTGATCATCTACCGCCGCGGTCTGGTCACGGTGCTGGATCGGGATGGTATGGAACGCCGCGCAGGCAGCTGCTACCAGAGCCGCGTCAGCAACACGGCACCGGCACAGCAACGCTACGCAGCTTGA
- a CDS encoding SulP family inorganic anion transporter: MNFSKNALAGLTTSFALVPECIAFALVAHLNPLTGLYGAFFICTITAIFGGRPGMISGAAGSMAVVIVALVAQHGLQYFLATVVLSGAIMLLFGVLRLGKLVTMVPHPVMLGFVNGLAIVIAWSQLQHFKADGAWLHGASLLWMCGLVVLTMLIVYLLPRLTKALPPALVAIVGIGVLSATLGLPVRTLGDMAHIAGGLPVFALPEVPMTMDTLRIVFPYALLMAVVGLLETLLTFNLTDEITETRGLPNRECVALGVANVASGLFGGMGGCAMIGQTMINLSSGGRTRVSGAVSGIMILLFILFLSPLIERIPLAALVGVMFVVAQQTFAWSSLQVLGKVPRHDALLIVAVTAITVATDLAVAVLCGIVIAALSFAWRHAREIRADVTEADGVKTYTPHGTLFFASIAHFNELFDPQADPQQVALDCRHLRLADHSAVVAVATLSERYAKTGKTLQVLHLSKRCELLLQRSGVMVTA; this comes from the coding sequence ATGAATTTTTCAAAAAATGCCCTTGCAGGGCTGACCACGTCCTTCGCGTTGGTTCCTGAATGCATCGCTTTTGCGCTGGTTGCGCATCTCAATCCGCTCACCGGGTTGTATGGCGCCTTCTTTATTTGTACGATTACCGCGATTTTCGGTGGCCGTCCGGGCATGATTTCCGGTGCCGCTGGCTCGATGGCGGTGGTGATCGTGGCGCTGGTGGCCCAGCACGGCCTGCAATATTTCCTAGCGACAGTGGTGCTGAGCGGCGCAATCATGCTGCTGTTCGGCGTGCTGCGACTGGGCAAGCTGGTGACCATGGTGCCGCATCCGGTGATGCTAGGCTTCGTCAACGGACTGGCGATCGTGATCGCATGGTCGCAATTGCAACACTTCAAGGCGGATGGCGCATGGCTGCATGGCGCGTCGCTGTTGTGGATGTGCGGCCTGGTGGTGCTGACCATGCTGATTGTCTATCTGCTTCCGCGTCTGACCAAGGCGCTGCCGCCGGCGCTGGTGGCGATTGTCGGTATCGGCGTGTTGTCCGCGACGCTGGGTCTGCCGGTGCGCACGCTGGGCGACATGGCGCATATCGCCGGCGGCCTGCCCGTGTTTGCGCTGCCGGAGGTGCCGATGACGATGGACACGCTGCGCATCGTCTTCCCATACGCGCTGCTGATGGCGGTGGTCGGTCTGCTGGAAACGCTGCTGACCTTTAACCTGACCGATGAAATTACCGAGACGCGCGGTTTGCCGAATCGCGAATGCGTGGCGCTTGGCGTGGCGAATGTTGCCTCCGGCCTGTTCGGCGGCATGGGCGGCTGCGCGATGATCGGCCAGACCATGATCAACCTGAGTTCCGGTGGCCGCACGCGGGTGTCCGGCGCGGTCAGCGGCATCATGATTTTATTGTTTATACTGTTTTTATCGCCGTTGATCGAGCGCATTCCGCTGGCGGCGCTGGTGGGGGTGATGTTCGTGGTGGCGCAGCAGACGTTTGCGTGGAGCTCCTTGCAGGTGCTGGGCAAGGTGCCGCGTCATGACGCGCTGCTGATTGTGGCGGTGACGGCGATTACCGTTGCCACCGACCTGGCGGTCGCCGTGCTGTGCGGGATTGTGATTGCGGCGTTGAGCTTCGCCTGGCGCCACGCGCGCGAAATTCGCGCCGACGTGACAGAGGCTGATGGCGTTAAAACATACACGCCACATGGCACGCTGTTCTTCGCTTCGATCGCGCATTTCAATGAGCTGTTCGATCCGCAAGCCGATCCGCAGCAGGTGGCGCTGGATTGCCGCCATCTGCGTCTGGCGGATCACTCGGCGGTGGTGGCGGTCGCTACGCTGAGCGAACGTTACGCCAAGACTGGCAAAACGCTGCAGGTGCTGCACCTGTCCAAGCGCTGTGAACTGCTTTTGCAGCGCTCGGGCGTGATGGTGACGGCTTAA
- a CDS encoding DUF3142 domain-containing protein codes for MLPATACAQQVAWLWDGAALPAWSQQEAAVLQRHILLSGDNALTRPRSGWPPASRITPVVHVEVSTVNPPIDIERRRSMIVRAMHEAADASTSGWVQLDMEAKPSQRVFYRSLVRQLRSELPPHIKLSVTALAWWCRSPAWLDDLGADEVVPMFFRMGKDGARLRDLVEHSPAALHASCRDVAGFSPQEAFAPQVTARYRKTYWFDRYAWKRGANIGSTP; via the coding sequence TTGCTTCCCGCTACGGCCTGCGCGCAGCAAGTCGCCTGGCTGTGGGACGGCGCCGCGCTTCCTGCGTGGTCCCAGCAGGAAGCCGCAGTCCTGCAACGCCATATTCTCCTGAGCGGCGACAACGCCCTCACCCGCCCCCGTTCCGGCTGGCCGCCCGCATCGCGCATTACGCCGGTGGTGCATGTGGAAGTCAGCACCGTCAATCCACCCATCGATATCGAACGCCGGCGCTCCATGATCGTGCGCGCGATGCATGAAGCAGCGGACGCCAGCACATCCGGCTGGGTGCAACTGGACATGGAAGCCAAACCATCGCAGCGCGTTTTCTATCGCTCACTGGTGCGCCAGCTGCGCAGCGAACTGCCGCCGCACATCAAACTGAGTGTGACCGCGCTGGCCTGGTGGTGCCGCTCACCCGCATGGCTGGACGACCTGGGTGCCGACGAAGTGGTGCCGATGTTCTTCCGCATGGGGAAAGACGGCGCGCGGCTGCGCGACCTCGTCGAGCACTCGCCGGCCGCGCTGCACGCCAGTTGCCGCGACGTCGCCGGCTTTTCGCCACAAGAGGCGTTCGCACCGCAGGTCACGGCGCGCTATCGCAAAACATACTGGTTCGACCGCTACGCGTGGAAGCGTGGCGCCAACATTGGGAGCACTCCATGA
- a CDS encoding catalase, whose amino-acid sequence MKNLTTAAGAPVVDNQNTQTAGPRGPVLLQDVWHLEKLAHFAREVIPERRMHAKGSGAFGTFTVTHDISQYTRAALFSEVGKKTDIFMRFSTVAGERGAADAERDIRGFAVKFYTEQGNWDVVGNNTPVFFFRDPLKFPDLNHVVKRDPKTNLRSAENNWDFWTLLPEALHQVTIVMSDRGIPKGYRHMHGFGSHTYSFISPANERFWVKFHFVSQQGIENLSDAEATALVGVDRESSQRDLYDAIENKDFPRWKLAVQIMPEADASKVPYHPFDLTKVWPHGDYPLIDVGVLELNRNAENYFADVEQAAFSPANVVPGVSFSPDKMLQSRLFSYGDAARYRLGVNHHQIPVNAPKCPFHSYHRDGAMRIGASGGEHTPYEPNSRGEWQESPQFKEPPLSLEGAADHWNHRVDTDYYSQPGNLFRLLTAEKKQLLFENTARAIYGVSKPVQERHIYNCTQADPAYGAGVAAAIAALEGK is encoded by the coding sequence AGGATGTCTGGCATCTGGAAAAGCTGGCCCACTTCGCGCGCGAAGTGATCCCCGAGCGCCGCATGCACGCCAAGGGCTCCGGCGCTTTCGGCACCTTCACCGTCACCCACGACATCAGCCAGTACACGCGCGCCGCGCTGTTCTCGGAAGTCGGCAAGAAAACCGATATCTTCATGCGTTTTTCGACCGTGGCCGGTGAACGCGGCGCGGCCGATGCCGAACGCGATATCCGCGGCTTCGCCGTCAAGTTCTACACCGAGCAAGGCAACTGGGATGTCGTCGGCAATAACACGCCGGTGTTCTTCTTCCGCGACCCGCTCAAATTCCCGGACCTGAACCACGTCGTCAAGCGCGATCCGAAGACCAATCTGCGCAGCGCCGAAAACAACTGGGACTTCTGGACCCTGCTGCCGGAAGCACTGCACCAGGTTACCATCGTCATGAGCGACCGCGGTATTCCAAAGGGCTACCGCCACATGCACGGTTTCGGCAGCCACACCTACAGCTTTATCAGCCCTGCCAATGAGCGCTTCTGGGTCAAGTTCCACTTCGTCTCGCAGCAGGGCATCGAGAACCTGAGCGACGCCGAAGCGACCGCGCTGGTAGGCGTGGACCGCGAAAGCTCGCAGCGCGACCTGTATGACGCCATCGAGAACAAGGACTTCCCGCGCTGGAAACTGGCGGTGCAGATCATGCCGGAAGCCGATGCCTCCAAAGTGCCGTACCACCCGTTCGACCTGACCAAGGTCTGGCCGCACGGCGACTATCCGCTGATCGACGTCGGCGTGCTGGAACTGAACCGCAATGCGGAGAACTACTTCGCCGACGTGGAGCAGGCAGCCTTCTCGCCGGCCAACGTGGTGCCAGGCGTGAGCTTCTCGCCGGACAAGATGCTGCAATCGCGCCTGTTCTCGTACGGCGACGCGGCGCGCTATCGCCTGGGCGTGAACCATCACCAGATTCCGGTGAATGCGCCGAAATGCCCGTTCCACAGCTACCATCGCGACGGCGCCATGCGCATCGGCGCCAGCGGCGGCGAACACACGCCGTATGAGCCGAACAGCCGTGGCGAATGGCAGGAGAGCCCGCAGTTCAAGGAACCGCCGCTGTCGCTGGAAGGCGCAGCCGATCACTGGAACCACCGCGTGGACACCGACTACTACTCGCAGCCGGGCAATCTGTTCCGCCTGCTGACCGCCGAGAAGAAGCAACTGCTGTTTGAAAACACCGCGCGCGCCATCTACGGCGTTTCCAAGCCGGTGCAGGAACGTCACATCTACAACTGCACCCAGGCCGATCCGGCCTACGGCGCCGGCGTGGCCGCCGCCATCGCCGCGCTGGAAGGCAAGTAA